In Levilactobacillus brevis, the genomic window GCCGTAGTCGGTCAGCGCGTAGTCGACCCGTGGCGGTACCTGCTGGTAGACGTGGCGGGAAACGATGTCGGCGGCTTCGAGTTCACGTAGTTGCTGGGTCAACATCTTCTGCGAGATTTGGGGGATGGCGCGGGCGAGTTCACCCGTCCGCATGGTGTGGTGGCGTAGGTGACAGAGAATAATTGATTTCCATTTGCCGCCGATGATTTCCATCGTGGCTTCTACACCAATGTGATATGTTTTTGTGGGCATGAAACGGCCTCCTGACTGATGGTT contains:
- a CDS encoding helix-turn-helix transcriptional regulator — translated: MPTKTYHIGVEATMEIIGGKWKSIILCHLRHHTMRTGELARAIPQISQKMLTQQLRELEAADIVSRHVYQQVPPRVDYALTDYGQSLSGILHELCVWGEDNIDRREAAGEAITLLSRDDV